The Triticum aestivum cultivar Chinese Spring chromosome 3A, IWGSC CS RefSeq v2.1, whole genome shotgun sequence genome includes a region encoding these proteins:
- the LOC123060419 gene encoding 60S ribosomal protein L18a-like protein — translation MGEASSDDLCHCQGCLGKYTLLRDEENPQLARFERRLPCFGCGIGWSSFLLGFLCPLLWYYATTLYCCKYYNRDPRERPGLAASAIAAAIFTTAATITLSIILIIWAQK, via the exons ATGGGAGAAG CAAGCTCGGATGATCTTTGCCATTGTCAAGGGTGTCTTGGCAAGTACACCCTACTCAGAGATGAAGAGAACCCGCAGCTGGCAAGGTTTGAGAGACGGCTTCCTTGCTTTGGTTGCGGAATAGGATGGTCCTC ATTTCTTTTAGGTTTCTTGTGTCCATTGCTTTGGTACTATGCAACGACCCTTTACTGCTGCAAGTACTACAATAGGGATCCCCGAGAGCGCCCGGGTCTTGCTGCCTCTGCTATTGCG GCGGCCATCTTCACTACTGCGGCAACTATTACCCTCTCCATCATTCTGATAATCTGGGCACAAAAGTGA
- the LOC123060418 gene encoding titin, with product MDETTNFRANRMRFRGRIRNFKPKIPETPSRSLSIPAIFLPPPPPQIRFPKSPRLSRFQSRKFSPPPGSFKRFFPPRSNHSAPPREITKPISDQSNLAAPSMEIAGDAVASGGRSIRDLPPLKRFKFVGSNPGSAPCLPLPAKKRGLPPLPEVAPAPACLPAKKRAYAPPLDAVSPACLPAKKRVHVRPPPPEGNAPPPSVSSKKPPLVPVKKLVEVPPLHERVVNAIPSVPAKKRVQAPSPPEYAAAPPPVSVKNQVQMPPRPGSVVAATPAVPAKKRVQAPSPLEHAAPAPAVPVKKRVHAPSPLGYAAAPVAVPAKQRVLVPSCPEGVAAAPSVQANKRVPWQSPPEDASALAPVCLPANKRVMSQFIPPSSSPSMKSDGARVGAVKEVCPQGFVESGAATYPKVANGAEASKMINKPDEVKDQVFQKSRRTNTAKRASDLHCKKLSDVISGMQSEVQAEELKKFEQASDLHCKKLSEVVASMQSEVHAAEPKKFEQTSDLHCKKLPDAVTGTQSEVQAEDLKKFEQTLSDVVGSMQSEVQAEDLKKFEQTSDLRCKKPSDAVNDTQSEVQAEALKKFEQTSDLHCKKLSNVENGEQSEAQAEVLEKFEQTTYLHCKKPPNVVDDEQCQVQAEALKKFDRAIDPEMAAPASEKEHMKEDEEVATERKQDALAEEEEDGILCAVCRSTDGDPSDPIVFCDGCDLMVHATCYGNPLAQSIPDGDWFCSLCSAGAAGKKGKPARPPCRLCPARGGAMKRTTDGAWAHIACALLVPEVFFRDPDGREAIDCSLVPGRRFTRRCYICESSRGCALECSQPRCDLGFHVSCGLSGGLCIEYREEKGGGVVAGFCREHTKLWEKQQLTGKYKIVSRGQQ from the exons ATGGACGAAACCACAAATTTCCGCGCGAACCGCATGCGCTTCCGCGGCCGGATTCGAAATTTCAAGCCTAAAATCCCCGAGACGCCATCGCGTTCCCTCTCCATCCCGGCAATCTTCCTCCCACCGCCCCCTCCTCAAATTCGTTTCCCCAAATCCCCGCGCTTGTCTCGATTCCAATCCCGGAAATTTTCTCCTCCGCCGGGATCATTTAAGCGCTTCTTCCCTCCTCGGTCAAATCACTCCGCGCCACCCCGCGAAATCACGAAGCCAATCTCAGACCAGTCCAATCTCGCCGCCCCGTCCATGGAGATCGCCGGGGACGCCGTGGCGAGCGGTGGCCGCAGCATCCGCGACCTGCCGCCGCTGAAGCGGTTCAAGTTCGTCGGCTCCAACCCCGGGTCGGCGCCGTGCCTGCCGCTGCCGGCCAAGAAGCGCGGGCTCCCGCCGCTGCCGGAGGTGGCGCCTGCCCCTGCCTGCCTTCCGGCGAAGAAGCGCGCGTATGCGCCACCGCTGGATGCCGTCTCGCCGGCGTGTCTTCCGGCCAAGAAGCGGGTCCACGTGCGCCCCCCGCCGCCGGAGGGTAACGCTCCTCCTCCCTCCGTCTCGTCCAAGAAGCCTCCCCTCGTTCCGGTGAAGAAGCTCGTCGAGGTGCCGCCGCTCCATGAGCGCGTCGTCAACGCCATTCCATCCGTTCCGGCCAAGAAGCGCGTCCAGGCGCCGTCGCCCCCGGAGTACGCTGCTGCTCCTCCCCCCGTCTCGGTGAAGAACCAAGTCCAGATGCCGCCGCGCCCGGGAAGCGTCGTCGCCGCCACCCCAGCCGTCCCGGCGAAGAAGCGCGTCCAGGCCCCGTCGCCCCTGGAGCACGCCGCTCCTGCCCCCGCCGTCCCGGTCAAGAAGCGCGTCCATGCGCCGTCGCCCCTGGGATACGCTGCTGCTCCCGTCGCCGTCCCGGCCAAGCAGCGCGTCCTGGTGCCGTCGTGCCCGGagggcgtcgccgccgccccctccgtccaGGCCAACAAGCGTGTTCCGTGGCAGTCGCCCCCGGAGGACGCTTCTGCTCTGGCCCCGGTTTGCCTCCCGGCCAATAAGCGCGTGATGTCGCAGTTCATCCCGCCCTCTTCATCTCCATCGATGAAGTCAGATGGGGCTCGCGTCGGTGCCGTCAAAGAAGTCTGTCCTCAAGGCTTCGTTGAAAGCGGCGCCGCCACCTATCCTAAGGTGGCGAATGGTGCTGAAGCGTCCAAGATGATCAACAAGCCCGACGAAGTCAAGGATCAGGTGTTCCAGAAATCCCGCAGAACCAACACTGCAAAGAGAGCTAGTGATCTGCACTGCAAGAAGCTCTCCGATGTCATCAGTGGCATGCAATCTGAAGTTCAGGCCGAAGAGCTCAAGAAATTTGAGCAAGCGAGTGATCTGCACTGCAAGAAGCTCTCTGAAGTCGTCGCTAGCATGCAATCTGAAGTTCATGCCGCAGAGCCCAAGAAATTCGAGCAAACTAGTGATCTGCACTGCAAGAAGCTCCCCGATGCCGTCACTGGCACACAATCTGAAGTTCAGGCCGAAGACCTCAAGAAATTCGAGCAAACGCTTTCTGATGTCGTCGGTAGCATGCAATCTGAAGTTCAAGCCGAAGACCTCAAGAAATTCGAGCAAACTAGTGATCTGCGTTGCAAGAAGCCATCCGATGCCGTCAATGACACACAGTCTGAAGTTCAAGCCGAAGCGCTCAAGAAATTCGAGCAAACGAGTGATCTGCACTGCAAGAAGCTGTCCAATGTCGAAAACGGCGAACAGTCTGAAGCTCAAGCCGAAGTGCTCGAGAAGTTCGAGCAGACGACTTATCTGCACTGCAAGAAGCCCCCCAATGTAGTCGATGACGAACAATGTCAAGTTCAAGCCGAAGCGCTCAAGAAATTCGACCGCGCGATTGATCCTGAAATGGCAGCGCCGGCAAGCGAAAAGGAGCACATGAAGGAGGACGAAGAAGTGGCCACCGAGCGAAAGCAAGATGCTCTCGCGGAAGAAGAGGAGGACGGCATCCTCTGCGCGGTGTGCCGGAGCACCGACGGCGACCCGTCGGACCCCATCGTGTTCTGCGACGGGTGCGACCTCATGGTGCACGCCACGTGCTACGGCAACCCGCTGGCCCAGTCCATCCCGGACGGCGACTGGTTCTGCTCGCTCTGCTCCGCCGGCGCCGCGGGGAAGAAGGGCAAGCCGGCACGCCCGCCCTGCCGCCTCTgcccggcgaggggcggcgccatGAAGCGCACCACGGACGGCGCCTGGGCGCACATCGCGTGCGCGCTGCTGGTGCCGGAGGTGTTCTTCCGGGACCCGGACGGGCGCGAGGCCATCGACTGCTCCCTCGTGCCCGGCCGGCGGTTCACCAGGCGCTGCTACATCTGCGAGAGCAGCAGGGGCTGCGCGCTCGAGTGCTCCCAGCCCAGGTGCGACCTCGGGTTCCACGTCTCCTGCGGCCTCAGCGGCGGCCTCTGCATCGAGTACCGCGAGGAGAAGGGCGGCGGCGTCGTCGCCGGCTTCTGCAGGGAGCACACCAAGCTCTGGGAGAAG CAACAACTGACTGGCAAGTACAAGATTGTTTCTAGAGGGCAGCAATGA